CACTCAAAATAACACTCTGTACTTTCACAAACCACCTTTATACAAATAAAAGATATGACATCAAAGCAATCTGGTTATCATACAAACTGTTGTAGACAGACACAAGCACTTTCTTCTTGCTCAAATCAAAATCATCGACTACTCTTTTATAAATTTTCAAATACCTTTCACAACAAGAATAAAGGAGCTTTCGTGAAAAAATACCTAAAAACTATTACTTTTGTTTCTCTTATGACGGTAAGCACTTCACTATTCATTAATGGTGAAACATTAACTATTAATGGCGTTGGTACATTTTCAGAAATTATCTCCAAAGAAGAAATCAACAATCGCGTGATGGAACTAGGTGCTCAAATTGATCGAGATTATGCAGAAATAGAAGACTCAATCGTCTTTATAGGTATATTAAACGGATGTTTGCCATTTCTTTCAGATCTTATGCGAAATGTGAAACATTTAAGTAAAATGGAGACCGTTCGTGTCTCAAGTTACCATGGAACATTACAGTCATCAGGAACTATCCAACTCAAGTATGATTCAATAAAAGAAAACTCTCTGCAGGGAAAACATATTATCATTGTCGATGATATTGTTGACACCGGACTTACCATGCAATGGCTCATAGAACACTTCACAAAAAAAAGCCCTGCTTCAATAAGAATCGCTTCCTTGATTTTAAAAGAAGGCTGCCAATCAAGTCAAACTCCAAACATTGACTACGTTGGATTCATCAGCTCTCCAAAATTTTTGATTGGATGTGGCCTTGATTATAACGAAGAATACAGAAATTTACCGGGTATTTGGGCACTTACGTCGTAAAAAATAAAATCTCCCCAAAATAAAAGGCGTACACATCTTTAGGTACGCCTTTCTTATTTTAATTTTTTGAGTAATCAGTTTCAATGTAACAAGTAGGAAAATAAAGCCTATCTCTTTGACAACACTTATTGATCGCTTGATATGAATCTTTTAAGGGCTTGAGCTAAAAACTCAGACGCCTGAAGCACAATTGATAGATGCGATGCATCAAAAACAAGCTGGGCAGATGATTTACTTTTTACTTCTTCACTCAAATGCTGATTAAACCCAACCAACTTTTCTGGAATAAACTGCTCATCGCGACTTCCTACAAAAAGAGCACACGGCTTTTTGAGCTTGCCAAACAACCCTTTAGCATTGTACGGCGATGTTGCAATTGCCATCGTAGTTGTATAAGAAGTAATAATATGAGAATCTTGCTTCATCAAGCGTTCTGGATAATTGAAAAAAACCGCTTTAGTGTGGCTTAATAACCAGCCGGCTGAGAGCATATGAGCTATAATT
This sequence is a window from Candidatus Dependentiae bacterium. Protein-coding genes within it:
- the hpt gene encoding hypoxanthine phosphoribosyltransferase, with the translated sequence MKKYLKTITFVSLMTVSTSLFINGETLTINGVGTFSEIISKEEINNRVMELGAQIDRDYAEIEDSIVFIGILNGCLPFLSDLMRNVKHLSKMETVRVSSYHGTLQSSGTIQLKYDSIKENSLQGKHIIIVDDIVDTGLTMQWLIEHFTKKSPASIRIASLILKEGCQSSQTPNIDYVGFISSPKFLIGCGLDYNEEYRNLPGIWALTS